A window of Alphaproteobacteria bacterium genomic DNA:
GTCATTCATCCCGGCAGCACCACCCACCAGCAGAGGGACACAGCCGCGCTCGAGGCGGCCGGCATCAGCGAGGAACTGGTACGCCTGTCGATCGGACTGGAGGATCCCGACGATCTCATCGACGACCTGGGCCGGGCCCTCAGGGCTTCACAGAAGTCGTAGGAGAAGAGAAGCAAACATGGAACTCCAGGTCGACGGCAAGACCGTCTTCTACGCCAGCGGCGGGCGCGCGCCCGATGCCGGCCAACCTTCGGTGATCTTCATTCACGGTGCCGGCGCCGACCACACCGCCTGGGTGTTGCAGACCCGCTATTTCGCCTACCACGGGCGCAACGTGCTGGCCATCGATCTGCCCGGGCACGGCCGCTCGGAAGGTCCGGCCATCGACAGCGTCGGCGGCCTGGCGGATTGGTTGATGGCGCTATTGGACGCCGCGGGCCTTGAAAAAGCCGCTCTGGTGGGCCACAGCCTGGGCTCGCTGGCGGCGCTGGAGGCGGCGGCTCGCCAGCCCGGGCGGGTCTGGGCCCTGGCGCTCCTGGGCAGCGCCATCCCCATGGCGGTGAGCGACGGCTTGTTGGCGGCGGCAAAGGCCAACGACCCGGCGGCCTTCGACATGATCACCATCTGGGCCCATGGTGCCGAGGCCCAGATCGGCCGCCACACGGTGCCGGGCCTGTGGATGACGGGCAATGGGCTGAGGCTGCTGGAACGCTCGCGGCCGGGCGTGTTGCACACCGACCTCAAGGCCTGCAACGACTACCAGGGGGGCATGCAGGCGGCGGCCCGTGTGACCTGTCCGACGCTGTTGTTGCTGGGAGACGGCGATCGCATGACGCCGCCCCAGGCGGCCCGGCCGCTGGCCCAGGCCATCAGCGGTGCCGAGACCGTGGTGCTGCCGCGTTGCGGCCACATGATGTCGGTCGAGCAGC
This region includes:
- a CDS encoding PLP-dependent transferase, which produces VIHPGSTTHQQRDTAALEAAGISEELVRLSIGLEDPDDLIDDLGRALRASQKS
- a CDS encoding alpha/beta hydrolase, with the protein product MELQVDGKTVFYASGGRAPDAGQPSVIFIHGAGADHTAWVLQTRYFAYHGRNVLAIDLPGHGRSEGPAIDSVGGLADWLMALLDAAGLEKAALVGHSLGSLAALEAAARQPGRVWALALLGSAIPMAVSDGLLAAAKANDPAAFDMITIWAHGAEAQIGRHTVPGLWMTGNGLRLLERSRPGVLHTDLKACNDYQGGMQAAARVTCPTLLLLGDGDRMTPPQAARPLAQAISGAETVVLPRCGHMMSVEQPDAVLDRLREIV